The following coding sequences lie in one Paracidovorax avenae genomic window:
- a CDS encoding Nif3-like dinuclear metal center hexameric protein, whose protein sequence is MTDSVVPSPTDGLAPGVSRQSLLAAFDDLLQPARFKDYGPNGLQVEGRERIRRIVSGVTASRALIDAAIADGADAVFVHHGLFWRGQDGRVTGWMKQRLQRLLAHDINLFAYHLPLDAHPELGNNAQLGRVLGFAPADVRFGEQDLGFCAPADIADAATLAARVEAALGRPVTLVAPGDAGPGRPIRRVAWCTGGAQGFFEGAIAAGADAFITGEISEPQAHLARETGVAFLAAGHHATERYGAPAAAAHVAAALGIEHRFIEIDNPA, encoded by the coding sequence ATGACGGACTCAGTTGTACCCTCTCCCACGGATGGCCTGGCACCCGGGGTTTCCCGGCAGTCGCTGCTCGCGGCCTTCGACGACCTGCTGCAGCCGGCCCGCTTCAAGGACTACGGCCCGAACGGCCTGCAGGTGGAGGGCCGCGAGCGCATCCGCCGCATCGTGAGCGGCGTGACGGCGAGCCGCGCGCTGATCGACGCGGCCATCGCGGACGGGGCGGATGCAGTGTTCGTGCACCACGGCCTGTTCTGGCGCGGCCAGGACGGGCGGGTGACGGGCTGGATGAAGCAGCGCCTGCAGCGGCTGCTGGCCCACGATATCAACCTTTTCGCCTACCACCTGCCGCTGGACGCGCATCCGGAGCTGGGCAACAACGCCCAGCTGGGCCGCGTGCTGGGGTTCGCGCCGGCCGATGTGCGCTTCGGCGAGCAGGACCTGGGTTTCTGCGCGCCGGCCGACATCGCGGATGCGGCCACGCTCGCCGCGCGGGTGGAGGCGGCGCTGGGCCGGCCGGTGACCCTGGTCGCACCGGGGGACGCCGGGCCGGGCCGGCCGATCCGCCGCGTGGCCTGGTGCACGGGTGGCGCGCAGGGATTCTTCGAGGGGGCGATCGCGGCGGGGGCCGATGCCTTCATCACGGGCGAGATCTCCGAGCCGCAGGCGCACCTGGCGCGGGAGACGGGCGTGGCCTTCCTCGCGGCGGGCCACCATGCGACCGAGCGCTACGGCGCGCCCGCGGCGGCCGCGCACGTGGCGGCGGCGCTGGGCATAGAGCACCGCTTCATCGAGATCGACAACCCGGCGTGA